In a genomic window of Ralstonia nicotianae:
- a CDS encoding 2-phosphosulfolactate phosphatase, whose protein sequence is MATEFSLYNVHCEWGEHGASALAPHCDVVIVVDVLSFCTCVDIAVGRGARIYPYPWRDGSAETFARRAGAMLAGTNRSQPGYTLSPASLRGLPMGSSLVLPSPNGATLALATGSTPTFAGCLRNARAVAEAASRHGRRIAVVASGERWADGNLRPALEDWLAAGAIVHHLSETIAGFLPHALSPEALAARAVYREASQTGMMKAWLLDSVSGRELCERGFAEDVTIAAQTDVSTVAPMLVEGAFRNATPKSESMLSPDLLGAAGLRALRPTPASHRNPMPPR, encoded by the coding sequence GTGGCAACCGAATTCAGCCTGTACAACGTCCATTGCGAATGGGGCGAGCACGGTGCATCCGCGCTGGCACCGCATTGCGACGTGGTGATCGTGGTGGACGTGCTGTCCTTCTGCACGTGCGTGGACATTGCGGTGGGGCGCGGCGCGCGCATCTACCCCTATCCGTGGCGCGATGGCAGCGCCGAGACCTTCGCCCGCCGCGCGGGCGCCATGCTGGCCGGCACCAACCGCAGCCAGCCGGGCTATACGCTGTCGCCGGCCTCGCTGCGCGGCCTGCCGATGGGCAGCAGCCTGGTGCTGCCCTCGCCCAACGGCGCGACGCTGGCCCTGGCGACCGGCTCGACGCCCACCTTCGCGGGGTGCCTACGCAACGCGCGCGCCGTGGCGGAAGCCGCCTCGCGGCACGGGCGGCGCATCGCCGTGGTGGCTTCGGGTGAGCGCTGGGCCGACGGCAACCTGCGGCCGGCGCTGGAAGACTGGCTGGCGGCCGGTGCGATCGTGCATCACCTGTCGGAAACCATCGCGGGTTTCCTGCCGCATGCGCTGTCGCCGGAAGCACTGGCGGCCCGCGCGGTCTATCGCGAGGCGTCCCAGACCGGCATGATGAAGGCTTGGCTGCTCGATTCCGTGTCGGGCCGCGAACTGTGCGAACGCGGCTTCGCGGAAGACGTGACGATTGCCGCGCAGACCGACGTCAGCACGGTGGCGCCGATGCTGGTGGAAGGCGCGTTCCGCAACGCCACGCCCAAGTCCGAAAGCATGCTGTCACCGGACCTGCTCGGTGCCGCCGGCCTGCGCGCCTTGCGCCCGACGCCGGCCTCGCATCGCAACCCGATGCCGCCGCGCTGA
- a CDS encoding heavy metal translocating P-type ATPase, translating to MTTTLAPILAAAPGVGSVSSGRPDDAQASHVTCYHCGASLDGDAALHAEMAGQSRDFCCAGCQTIAMTLHASGMGHVYDGPIAFARPIDGEVRTEAEAAWATYDLPVMRERFVRTRKDGAEEVSLTLAGMRCAACVWLIERALARVPGVREAIVNYATERVRIVSDAGAVRLADLFAAIADVGYEAWPDQPSTRRAAEAHERRQLLIRLGIAMLGMMQVMMYAWPVYLHGGSIPADQVMLMQWASLALTTPVVLFSAGPIFRNAWRQVRHAHVGMDVPVALGVGAAFAASVAAMVRGHGETYFDSVTMFVAFLLAARYLELRARQSATSGTEALVRQLPATCRRIADGAEATQTVPVAALQVGDCVEVRAGEILPADGVIERGTTEIDESLLSGESVPQPRGIGAMVLAGSYNAASAIWLRVHRVGAQTRLAAIVELLERALTDKPRMAELADRVAGRFVMVLLGWAVLTALAWWWIDPDRMFAVTVAVLVVSCPCALSLATPSALAAASGALARRGILVTRGHAIESLAAVTDVLLDKTGTLTQGHLRLLSIETFDDPDAQQCLALACALEQAENHPIAQSLRAAAAQGRVPAVAVSDVLNVPGQGVRARLQMQDIRLGTQAFAAQAFDGQPPHATAHVSGEPAEDVPSAACTAIWLGCDGHPLARFVLADTPRADAAACLDALRAQDLRLHLVSGDAPQTVRWWAARLGIAHAVGGASPEDKRAYVRALQAGGARVLAVGDGINDAPLLAQAQVSIAIGTGAPLAQAGADAILTEPRLPAIGEAVSIGRRALRVVRQNLGWAFAYNAVSIPLATLGWLSPLEAGIGMSVSSLLVALNAWRLSRVA from the coding sequence ATGACAACGACGCTCGCCCCCATCCTTGCCGCCGCGCCCGGTGTCGGTTCGGTCTCATCCGGCCGGCCGGATGATGCGCAGGCGTCACACGTCACGTGCTATCACTGCGGCGCATCATTGGATGGCGATGCCGCGTTGCATGCCGAGATGGCCGGCCAGTCCCGCGACTTCTGCTGTGCCGGCTGCCAGACCATCGCCATGACGCTGCACGCGTCGGGCATGGGCCACGTCTACGACGGGCCGATCGCCTTCGCACGGCCCATCGACGGCGAGGTACGCACCGAGGCCGAAGCCGCGTGGGCGACCTACGACTTGCCGGTCATGCGCGAGCGCTTCGTCCGCACGCGCAAGGATGGCGCCGAAGAGGTGTCGTTGACCCTGGCCGGCATGCGCTGCGCCGCCTGCGTGTGGCTCATCGAACGCGCGCTGGCGCGCGTGCCCGGTGTGCGCGAGGCCATCGTCAACTACGCGACGGAGCGCGTGCGCATCGTGTCCGACGCCGGTGCGGTCCGGCTCGCCGACCTGTTCGCCGCCATCGCCGACGTCGGCTACGAGGCGTGGCCGGACCAGCCTTCCACGCGCCGCGCGGCCGAGGCGCACGAGCGGCGCCAGTTGCTGATCCGTCTGGGCATCGCCATGCTGGGCATGATGCAGGTGATGATGTATGCGTGGCCGGTCTACCTGCACGGCGGCAGCATCCCCGCGGACCAGGTCATGCTGATGCAGTGGGCCAGTCTCGCGCTGACCACACCGGTCGTCCTGTTCTCCGCCGGGCCTATCTTCCGCAATGCGTGGCGCCAGGTGCGGCACGCGCATGTCGGCATGGACGTGCCGGTGGCGCTCGGCGTCGGCGCGGCCTTTGCCGCGAGCGTGGCCGCCATGGTGCGCGGCCACGGCGAAACCTACTTCGATTCGGTGACGATGTTCGTCGCTTTCCTGCTGGCGGCGCGCTATCTGGAACTGCGCGCGCGGCAGAGCGCAACGTCCGGCACCGAGGCGCTGGTGCGGCAACTGCCGGCCACCTGCCGGCGCATCGCCGATGGCGCCGAGGCGACGCAGACCGTTCCGGTCGCCGCGCTGCAGGTCGGCGATTGCGTGGAGGTCCGCGCCGGCGAGATCCTGCCGGCGGATGGCGTGATCGAACGCGGCACGACCGAGATCGACGAATCCCTGCTGTCCGGCGAGAGCGTGCCGCAGCCGCGCGGCATCGGCGCGATGGTGCTGGCAGGCAGCTACAACGCGGCCAGCGCGATTTGGCTGCGCGTGCATCGCGTGGGGGCGCAGACGCGGCTGGCGGCGATCGTCGAACTGCTCGAGCGCGCGCTGACCGACAAGCCGCGCATGGCCGAGCTCGCCGATCGCGTGGCGGGGCGTTTCGTGATGGTGTTGCTCGGCTGGGCCGTGCTGACGGCGCTTGCGTGGTGGTGGATCGATCCGGACCGCATGTTCGCCGTGACGGTGGCCGTGCTGGTGGTCAGCTGCCCGTGCGCGCTGTCGCTGGCGACACCGTCCGCGCTGGCGGCGGCAAGCGGCGCGCTGGCCAGGCGCGGCATACTGGTCACGCGCGGGCACGCCATTGAAAGCCTGGCCGCCGTGACCGACGTGCTGCTCGACAAGACCGGCACGCTGACGCAGGGCCACCTGCGCCTGCTCAGCATCGAAACCTTCGACGATCCCGACGCGCAGCAGTGTCTTGCGCTGGCCTGTGCGCTCGAGCAGGCAGAGAACCATCCGATCGCGCAATCGCTGCGTGCCGCCGCCGCGCAGGGGCGGGTGCCGGCGGTGGCGGTGAGCGACGTGCTCAACGTGCCGGGGCAGGGCGTGCGTGCCCGGCTGCAGATGCAGGACATCCGCCTGGGCACCCAGGCGTTCGCGGCCCAGGCGTTCGATGGGCAGCCGCCGCATGCCACCGCGCACGTCAGCGGCGAGCCGGCGGAGGACGTGCCGTCCGCCGCCTGCACGGCAATCTGGCTCGGCTGCGACGGCCACCCGCTGGCCCGCTTCGTTCTTGCCGATACGCCGCGTGCCGATGCGGCGGCTTGCCTGGATGCGCTGCGTGCGCAGGACCTGCGGCTGCATCTCGTTTCCGGCGATGCGCCGCAGACCGTGCGCTGGTGGGCCGCGCGCCTGGGCATCGCGCATGCCGTGGGCGGCGCCAGTCCCGAAGATAAGCGTGCCTATGTGCGCGCGTTGCAGGCCGGCGGCGCTCGCGTGCTGGCGGTGGGCGACGGCATCAACGATGCACCGCTGCTGGCGCAGGCGCAGGTCTCGATCGCCATCGGCACGGGCGCGCCGCTGGCGCAGGCCGGTGCCGACGCCATCCTCACGGAGCCGCGCCTGCCCGCCATCGGCGAGGCCGTCTCGATCGGCCGCCGCGCGCTGCGTGTGGTGCGCCAGAACCTGGGCTGGGCCTTCGCCTACAACGCCGTCAGCATCCCGCTGGCGACGCTGGGCTGGCTGTCGCCGCTGGAAGCCGGGATCGGCATGTCGGTGTCTTCGCTGCTGGTGGCGCTCAACGCGTGGCGGCTGTCGCGCGTCGCATAG